In the genome of Saprospira sp. CCB-QB6, one region contains:
- the odhB gene encoding 2-oxoglutarate dehydrogenase complex dihydrolipoyllysine-residue succinyltransferase, which yields MSIIELKVPVIGESVTEVTLSAWLKEDGAYVEQDEAICEFESDKATVEAPAEKAGKLIWVAAEDDDIPIGGVYAKIDTSVSGGAGESSPEVKEEAPAQEEKTEVAAPKEDSYAAGHPAPAARKLMDENGLTAADIQATGKDGRITKEDVLKAIANKQAAPKQEAAPKKEEPKTVVAPPVSGAANFSREQRQEKMSRMRRTIASRLVYAKNETAMLTTFNEVDLTNIMKLRKTYQEDFVKKYGIKLGFMSLFAKACAKVLMEMPDVNAQLTEDGKNLIYHDYADISIAVSTPTGLVVPPVHNVESLNFAEVEWKIKELATKARNGKLTLDEMSGGTFTITNGGVFGSMMSTPIINPPQSAILGMHTIQQRPMAVDGEVKIRPMMYLALSYDHRVIDGSTSVTFLVKVKELLEDPTRLLLDL from the coding sequence ATGAGTATTATTGAACTAAAAGTACCCGTAATTGGGGAATCAGTTACAGAGGTTACGCTATCGGCTTGGCTCAAGGAAGATGGCGCCTATGTAGAACAAGATGAGGCCATCTGCGAATTTGAATCAGATAAGGCCACTGTAGAAGCTCCTGCCGAAAAAGCAGGTAAACTTATTTGGGTTGCTGCCGAGGATGATGATATTCCAATCGGTGGCGTTTATGCCAAAATTGACACTAGCGTGTCTGGCGGTGCAGGTGAAAGCAGTCCTGAGGTAAAGGAAGAAGCTCCCGCCCAAGAAGAAAAAACTGAAGTAGCTGCCCCCAAAGAGGATAGCTATGCGGCTGGACATCCCGCTCCCGCTGCTCGCAAACTCATGGATGAAAATGGCCTTACTGCCGCAGATATCCAAGCTACAGGCAAAGATGGTCGCATCACTAAAGAAGATGTACTTAAGGCTATTGCCAACAAACAAGCTGCACCTAAACAAGAGGCCGCTCCCAAAAAAGAAGAGCCCAAAACTGTTGTGGCTCCTCCTGTTAGCGGAGCTGCTAACTTTAGCCGCGAACAGCGCCAAGAGAAAATGTCTCGTATGCGCCGCACCATCGCTTCTCGCTTGGTTTATGCCAAAAATGAAACGGCCATGCTCACTACCTTCAATGAGGTAGACTTGACCAATATCATGAAGTTGCGCAAAACTTACCAAGAGGATTTCGTGAAGAAATATGGCATCAAACTCGGCTTTATGTCGCTTTTTGCCAAAGCTTGTGCTAAGGTCCTTATGGAAATGCCCGATGTGAACGCTCAGCTCACAGAAGATGGCAAAAACCTCATTTATCACGATTATGCCGATATCTCTATCGCCGTATCTACGCCCACTGGCCTAGTTGTCCCTCCCGTTCACAATGTAGAGTCACTCAACTTTGCCGAGGTAGAATGGAAAATTAAGGAGCTGGCCACTAAGGCCCGCAATGGCAAATTGACTTTGGATGAAATGAGTGGTGGAACCTTTACCATTACCAATGGTGGCGTTTTTGGCTCTATGATGAGTACCCCCATTATCAACCCACCACAGTCGGCTATTTTGGGTATGCACACCATCCAGCAACGCCCCATGGCCGTAGACGGCGAGGTCAAAATCCGTCCCATGATGTATTTGGCCCTCTCTTATGACCACCGCGTGATCGACGGTAGCACTTCGGTAACCTTCCTCGTGAAAGTTAAAGAATTGCTCGAAGATCCTACTCGCTTGTTGCTCGATCTCTAG
- a CDS encoding putative LPS assembly protein LptD, with translation MQALIKSLLFSAVILLLLGQSACRYPYYTPQAKKARKAIKAEKKARKAAAAQLPKSDTTTAPSDEGLDKLPSIDPKARGGQKKETDKIVNATALDSLPPSDTSQMALTAIDSSDSDSLALTTTDSLPPIVFNPDSLDSPVQYDAKDSTIYDLMNQKIYLYGSAEINYGNYQLKAGYIEVDFLTSIATAEGFADSTEPSGIREMPYFSDGNQKFEAKKIMYNFKTKKGKVFDTSTEQGDGYFLSKATKFISKSGDSTASSDVLYAGGCTYTTCDHKHPHFGLRSSRAKVIPGKLIVVGPSFIEIMGSPTPLALPFGFFPITNSRKSGLILSTNIDFSPNWGAGIREIGYYQVISDQMDLKLTGDFYTRGTFRVNLESNYKMRYKASGGLRISYARTVEDEPGTPDYSLLKDFNISWTHQQDAKAHPSQSFAASVNLGTSDYFRNTEPSANLTLQSTLQSSISYSKRFLGTPFSLAIAARHSQNTSSNTMNITAPQTTLTMNQIYPFQRKVQVGEQRWYERIGFSYSATANNSFQIADSLLFSADGLADAMEEAKYSVVHSPRVNLSLKLFKYINVQPNISYQESWYFYANEQSFDPSLVITADTTFDDDDPTVISDIELDTTFGTLNEFRDYGFNAVRNFSAGVNMSTQLFATGTYNIGRLEKVRAVIRPNVGLSWRPDYQSDFWGYYGSVQTDTRYPDELTTYRRFDAVPSGGEQALLTYSLNSRIEGKLKPSRRDTSRQQNNKFPILNNLNVSGNYNFAADSLRWSTISLNANTTLFKMVNATFSMVFDPYIADQNTNTRLNTLEWTQNGRLARFTSGALALSTQINPNSLKQLFSDPYRSKSKKEEEAKSFDILQQLSLNYNLRFSRAYIEGVDSLQFTANEISMSGAFRLSKNWDIRIYRMGYDFDKKRITYPDFGFSRSLHCWEMGMRWQPEQRTWNFFVQVRPGSLGFLKLPVNKTRFDDY, from the coding sequence ATGCAAGCATTGATAAAAAGCCTCCTTTTTTCTGCCGTCATCTTGCTCCTTTTGGGGCAATCTGCCTGCCGATACCCTTATTATACGCCACAGGCCAAAAAGGCCCGCAAAGCGATCAAAGCAGAGAAAAAGGCGCGCAAGGCCGCTGCGGCCCAACTGCCGAAAAGCGATACAACAACAGCCCCTAGCGATGAGGGGCTCGATAAATTGCCTAGTATAGACCCCAAGGCCAGAGGAGGCCAAAAAAAGGAAACGGATAAGATTGTTAATGCCACAGCTCTAGATAGTTTGCCGCCTAGCGATACTAGCCAAATGGCGCTTACGGCTATAGATAGTAGTGATTCGGATAGTTTGGCATTGACCACAACAGATAGTCTGCCGCCTATTGTCTTTAATCCCGATTCTCTGGATTCTCCTGTGCAATACGATGCCAAGGATTCGACTATTTATGATTTGATGAACCAGAAGATTTACCTCTATGGCTCGGCAGAGATCAACTATGGAAATTACCAACTCAAAGCGGGCTATATCGAGGTAGATTTTTTGACATCTATAGCTACAGCAGAAGGTTTTGCAGATAGTACAGAGCCCTCAGGCATTCGAGAAATGCCCTACTTTTCGGATGGGAACCAAAAGTTTGAGGCCAAGAAAATCATGTATAACTTTAAGACCAAGAAGGGAAAAGTCTTTGATACCAGCACCGAGCAAGGCGACGGTTATTTTCTGTCAAAAGCTACTAAATTCATTAGCAAATCGGGAGATAGCACGGCAAGCAGTGATGTTTTGTATGCGGGGGGCTGCACCTACACCACCTGTGACCATAAGCATCCGCATTTTGGGCTGAGAAGTAGTCGGGCCAAGGTGATTCCAGGGAAATTGATTGTAGTTGGTCCTTCATTTATTGAAATTATGGGGAGCCCTACGCCTTTGGCCTTGCCCTTTGGCTTTTTTCCGATAACGAACAGCCGCAAATCGGGCTTGATTCTCAGCACTAATATTGATTTTTCGCCAAACTGGGGAGCGGGGATTCGTGAGATTGGGTATTATCAGGTCATCAGCGATCAAATGGACCTCAAACTGACGGGAGATTTTTATACTCGTGGGACCTTTCGCGTGAATTTGGAATCAAATTATAAAATGCGTTATAAAGCCTCTGGAGGCTTGCGCATTAGTTATGCGCGTACTGTTGAAGACGAGCCTGGCACACCAGATTATAGCTTGCTAAAAGACTTTAATATTAGTTGGACGCATCAGCAGGATGCCAAGGCTCATCCTAGCCAAAGTTTTGCGGCTAGTGTAAACCTAGGAACTTCAGATTATTTTAGAAATACAGAGCCCTCTGCGAATTTGACCTTGCAGTCTACTCTGCAATCAAGTATTTCTTATAGCAAGCGCTTTTTGGGGACCCCTTTTTCGTTGGCTATTGCTGCACGCCACTCTCAGAATACTAGTAGCAATACGATGAACATTACGGCTCCGCAAACTACCTTAACCATGAACCAGATTTATCCCTTCCAGCGAAAAGTGCAGGTGGGAGAACAGCGATGGTATGAGCGCATTGGTTTTTCTTATTCGGCTACGGCCAACAACAGCTTCCAAATTGCGGATAGTTTGCTTTTTTCTGCAGATGGCTTGGCAGACGCTATGGAAGAAGCTAAATATTCAGTGGTGCATTCGCCTAGAGTGAATTTATCCCTCAAATTGTTTAAATACATCAATGTACAGCCCAATATCTCTTATCAGGAAAGTTGGTATTTCTATGCGAATGAGCAAAGTTTTGACCCCAGCTTAGTCATCACGGCCGATACCACATTTGATGATGATGATCCTACTGTCATTAGTGATATTGAGCTAGACACCACCTTTGGAACCCTCAATGAGTTTAGAGATTATGGTTTTAATGCGGTGCGAAACTTTAGTGCGGGGGTAAACATGAGCACCCAGCTTTTTGCTACGGGAACCTACAACATTGGTCGCTTAGAAAAGGTGCGGGCGGTGATTCGTCCCAATGTTGGTTTGAGTTGGCGGCCAGACTACCAAAGTGATTTTTGGGGCTATTATGGCAGCGTACAAACTGATACCCGTTATCCAGATGAGTTGACGACCTATCGTCGCTTTGATGCGGTGCCTTCAGGGGGAGAACAGGCGCTATTAACCTATAGTTTGAATAGTAGAATAGAGGGAAAGCTCAAGCCTTCTCGCCGAGATACGAGCAGACAGCAGAACAATAAATTTCCGATCTTGAACAACTTAAATGTTTCGGGGAATTACAATTTTGCAGCGGATAGTTTGCGTTGGTCGACCATCAGTCTAAATGCTAATACGACCTTATTCAAAATGGTCAATGCCACTTTTTCGATGGTTTTTGATCCTTATATTGCCGATCAAAATACTAATACCCGCCTCAATACTTTGGAGTGGACCCAAAATGGTCGTTTGGCGCGTTTTACTTCAGGGGCATTGGCATTGAGTACGCAAATTAACCCCAATTCGCTCAAGCAATTATTTTCTGACCCTTATAGGTCCAAAAGCAAAAAAGAAGAAGAGGCCAAATCATTTGACATCCTTCAGCAGTTGAGCTTGAATTACAACCTACGCTTTAGTCGAGCTTATATTGAGGGGGTAGATAGTTTGCAATTTACGGCTAATGAGATTTCAATGTCGGGCGCTTTTCGTTTGTCTAAAAACTGGGATATTCGGATTTATAGAATGGGCTATGACTTTGACAAAAAGCGGATTACCTATCCAGACTTTGGCTTTAGCCGATCTTTGCATTGTTGGGAAATGGGGATGCGTTGGCAGCCAGAGCAGCGGACTTGGAATTTCTTTGTCCAAGTTCGTCCAGGTTCTTTAGGCTTCCTCAAATTGCCTGTGAATAAGACACGCTTTGATGATTATTAA
- the ruvA gene encoding Holliday junction branch migration protein RuvA, with the protein MIAYLHGKLVYKSPTELIMDVGGVGYRLYISLQTYQAVQALEQVKLLTHHLVKEDQEALYGFATAEELQLFEQLISVSGVGANTARVLLSAMSAKEIRAAIIAENVAVLKSAKGIGPKSAKRIILELKDKLLKESGAVSEAIAASIQGQTAGENPIRSEALDALLALGFNKIKAQKVLNSILKTEPDMQDVGQLIKLALAQMT; encoded by the coding sequence ATGATTGCCTACTTGCATGGTAAGCTCGTATATAAGAGCCCTACAGAATTGATTATGGATGTTGGCGGCGTGGGATATCGTCTCTACATCAGTTTGCAGACCTATCAGGCGGTGCAGGCCTTAGAGCAAGTTAAATTGCTCACGCATCATTTGGTCAAAGAGGACCAAGAGGCCTTATATGGTTTTGCGACGGCGGAGGAGTTGCAGTTATTTGAGCAGCTCATTTCGGTATCAGGAGTGGGGGCCAACACGGCTCGGGTCTTGCTTTCGGCCATGTCGGCCAAAGAGATTCGGGCGGCAATCATAGCCGAGAACGTGGCGGTACTCAAATCGGCCAAGGGGATTGGCCCAAAATCTGCCAAACGGATCATTTTGGAGCTCAAGGACAAATTGCTCAAAGAAAGTGGTGCGGTAAGTGAGGCCATTGCGGCTTCTATTCAGGGTCAAACGGCGGGGGAAAACCCCATTCGCTCGGAGGCTTTGGATGCGCTTTTAGCCTTGGGCTTTAATAAGATCAAGGCCCAAAAGGTATTGAACTCCATTCTTAAAACGGAGCCAGACATGCAGGATGTAGGACAACTCATCAAATTGGCATTGGCTCAAATGACTTAA